One stretch of Sporocytophaga myxococcoides DSM 11118 DNA includes these proteins:
- the trxA gene encoding thioredoxin has translation METKTKLNFADLISNSDKPVLVDFYADWCGPCQAMAPMIAEVADEMSEKIKVIKVDVEKNPAVSTAYKISGIPTLILFHKGQIKWRQSGLIPKPELLRMLTINL, from the coding sequence ATGGAAACAAAGACTAAACTTAATTTTGCAGATCTAATAAGCAATTCAGACAAACCGGTATTAGTTGACTTCTATGCAGACTGGTGCGGACCATGTCAGGCAATGGCACCTATGATTGCAGAGGTTGCTGATGAAATGTCTGAAAAAATTAAGGTTATTAAAGTAGATGTTGAAAAGAATCCTGCAGTTTCCACAGCTTATAAAATTTCAGGGATTCCAACATTAATATTATTTCATAAAGGACAGATAAAATGGAGACAGTCCGGACTTATACCAAAACCTGAACTATTAAGGATGCTCACTATAAATCTTTAA
- a CDS encoding NAD(P)/FAD-dependent oxidoreductase produces the protein MKVPSSKLYDIIIVGGGPAGLNAALLLARCLRKVLLFDSGKPRNYKSQALHGFISRDGINPLELLRIAKEELSNYDVAFEEGRIVKADFFENDAFEVTDEEGKKFYSRKILLATGIVDQLPPIAGIDRLYGRSVHHCPYCDGWEVRLKPIAVVGGNGKSGLGLAASLTNWSDDIVLCTNGKSVSREEMEWMDMKEIRVETRKIARLEGRAGQLEKIIFEDGDSLERFALFFSSDKFQRSDLAEQLGCRFTDNGLIYTDKYLQTSVKGIFAAGDAAKDMQLAVIAAAEGAKAALVINKLLQKEEKKFHRAKLLRPM, from the coding sequence ATGAAAGTACCAAGTTCAAAATTGTATGATATTATAATTGTAGGAGGAGGGCCAGCAGGCTTAAATGCTGCATTGTTATTGGCCAGATGTTTAAGAAAGGTACTTCTATTCGATTCCGGAAAACCAAGGAATTATAAAAGCCAGGCCCTGCATGGATTTATCTCCAGAGATGGAATAAATCCTTTGGAATTGCTTCGAATTGCAAAGGAAGAGCTGAGTAACTATGATGTAGCTTTTGAAGAGGGTAGAATAGTGAAAGCTGATTTTTTTGAAAACGATGCATTTGAAGTCACTGATGAGGAAGGAAAGAAATTCTATTCCAGAAAAATTCTACTTGCAACAGGCATTGTAGATCAGCTGCCACCTATAGCTGGCATTGATCGCTTGTATGGAAGAAGTGTCCATCATTGTCCATATTGCGATGGTTGGGAAGTGAGGTTGAAACCGATTGCGGTGGTGGGAGGTAATGGCAAATCAGGTTTAGGGCTAGCAGCATCATTAACTAATTGGTCGGACGATATTGTCCTTTGTACAAATGGAAAGTCTGTAAGCAGAGAAGAAATGGAATGGATGGATATGAAGGAAATCAGAGTGGAAACCAGAAAAATCGCAAGACTTGAAGGCAGAGCCGGGCAACTGGAAAAAATTATTTTCGAAGATGGAGACTCTTTGGAACGTTTTGCTTTGTTCTTCAGCAGTGATAAATTCCAACGGTCAGATCTGGCTGAGCAACTGGGATGCAGGTTTACTGATAACGGACTTATTTATACTGATAAATATCTTCAAACTTCTGTTAAAGGAATATTCGCAGCAGGTGATGCTGCTAAAGACATGCAGCTTGCAGTTATAGCAGCTGCCGAAGGTGCAAAAGCTGCTTTGGTGATTAATAAACTATTGCAGAAAGAAGAAAAGAAATTTCACAGAGCCAAATTGTTAAGACCAATGTAG
- a CDS encoding YajQ family cyclic di-GMP-binding protein, which yields MPSFDIVSKVDPQTLDNAINVAKKEILNRYDFRDSKSTIELDKKENVINLVSENSMRINAMIDAILTRMVKQGIDGKSLDMSEEEYASGSMVKKNLKVRTGLDKEVSKKVVKLIKDSKAKVTPAIMDDMVRVTGKKIDDLQEIIGLLRKEDLGIPLQFTNMKS from the coding sequence ATGCCATCTTTCGATATCGTAAGTAAAGTTGATCCGCAAACATTGGACAATGCTATCAATGTTGCAAAAAAAGAAATTCTGAACAGATATGATTTCAGAGACTCCAAAAGTACCATTGAGCTTGATAAAAAAGAAAATGTTATTAATCTGGTAAGTGAAAACTCTATGCGTATCAATGCTATGATTGATGCTATACTGACTCGTATGGTAAAGCAGGGTATTGATGGTAAATCCTTAGATATGAGTGAGGAAGAGTATGCTTCAGGAAGCATGGTCAAAAAGAACCTTAAAGTAAGAACCGGTCTTGACAAAGAGGTGTCTAAAAAGGTGGTTAAGCTAATCAAAGACTCAAAAGCAAAAGTAACTCCTGCCATTATGGATGATATGGTAAGGGTAACAGGTAAAAAAATAGATGATTTGCAGGAAATAATAGGGCTGCTAAGAAAAGAAGATCTGGGGATCCCGCTGCAATTTACCAACATGAAGTCTTAA
- a CDS encoding class I SAM-dependent methyltransferase, translating into MERQRKGFNRLAAIYDYLLLIPPGKGFIKSQEGLIPLLPVKKSCLIIGGGTGTFLKSLLLAGKVKRIVYLDISEHMLDQASAKIKDLNHECLVEFRRGSFDKITEDEKFDLIVTNFFLDLFSLTELKIWIRFIGDKLSDEGLFYFTDLQIVRGKTFRTFMNNMYIKVLYFFFRNTTAISGKTLIDLRTEILQSGFTVVHEKGYMKELFYSAIFKKRS; encoded by the coding sequence TTGGAAAGACAAAGAAAAGGTTTTAACCGACTTGCTGCAATTTATGATTATCTGCTATTAATTCCTCCAGGAAAAGGTTTTATAAAAAGTCAGGAGGGATTGATTCCTCTCCTACCAGTGAAAAAAAGCTGTTTGATTATTGGAGGTGGTACCGGAACTTTTTTGAAATCTCTTCTCTTAGCCGGCAAGGTTAAACGTATTGTGTATCTTGATATCTCCGAGCACATGCTTGATCAGGCCTCAGCCAAAATCAAAGATTTAAATCACGAATGTCTCGTAGAATTCAGAAGAGGCAGCTTTGATAAAATTACTGAAGACGAAAAATTTGATCTTATTGTAACTAATTTTTTTCTGGATCTTTTTAGTCTCACTGAATTAAAAATCTGGATCAGATTTATAGGTGACAAGCTATCTGATGAAGGCTTGTTTTATTTTACCGATCTGCAGATTGTCAGAGGTAAAACCTTCAGAACCTTCATGAATAACATGTATATTAAAGTGTTATACTTCTTCTTCAGAAACACAACCGCTATCAGCGGCAAAACTCTCATAGACCTGCGAACAGAAATACTTCAATCTGGTTTTACAGTAGTACATGAAAAAGGCTATATGAAAGAGCTTTTTTATTCAGCCATTTTTAAAAAAAGGTCGTAA
- a CDS encoding PhoH family protein, which yields MAKAKKDKKIFVLDTSVILYDHNAVKNFQEHDIAIPITVLEELDNFKKGNDIINFEAREFIRFLDDLSGTYMLQDWIQLPGNNKGRFKVVMNTSSKATLDAERVFNDNKADHRILNAALNLQHEAKDAKVVLVTKDINLRLKAKSLNLPAEDYSTGKIKDVDSLYTGRTYIENVPYEDINQIYEKGSIPSSIIPKQQLIQNHYYILKSEKNSVLGYYNASEDRIEHVEKKTVYGIKPRNAEQTFAIHAIMNPDIKLVSMQGVAGTGKTLLALAATLEQRKNFKQIYLARPIVPLSNKDIGYLPGDIKSKLNPYMEPLFDNLKFIQNQFNETDSDYQRITEMVNKEKLVITPLAYIRGRSLSNICFIVDEAQNLTPHEVKTIISRAGENTKIIFTGDIYQIDTPYLDSQSNGLSFLIDRLRNHKLYAHVTLEKGERSELANLANEML from the coding sequence ATGGCTAAAGCGAAAAAAGATAAAAAAATTTTTGTGCTGGATACTTCAGTCATACTTTATGACCACAATGCAGTCAAAAATTTTCAGGAACATGATATAGCGATTCCCATAACTGTTTTGGAGGAGCTTGACAATTTCAAGAAAGGCAACGACATCATCAACTTTGAAGCCAGAGAATTTATCAGATTCCTGGATGACCTTTCCGGAACTTATATGTTGCAGGACTGGATACAGCTTCCAGGGAACAATAAAGGCCGGTTTAAAGTAGTGATGAACACATCAAGCAAAGCTACACTTGACGCCGAAAGGGTTTTTAATGATAACAAAGCCGATCACAGAATACTGAATGCGGCGCTGAATTTACAGCATGAGGCTAAAGACGCAAAAGTTGTTCTTGTTACAAAAGACATAAACCTGCGGTTGAAAGCCAAGTCACTGAATTTGCCTGCAGAAGATTATTCAACAGGAAAGATCAAAGATGTTGACAGCCTCTATACTGGAAGAACTTATATTGAAAACGTTCCTTATGAGGATATCAATCAGATTTATGAAAAAGGATCAATCCCAAGTTCTATAATTCCTAAGCAACAGCTGATTCAAAATCACTATTACATATTAAAAAGTGAGAAAAACTCAGTTCTGGGTTATTACAATGCATCAGAAGATCGCATTGAGCATGTGGAGAAAAAGACTGTTTACGGCATAAAGCCTCGAAATGCAGAACAGACTTTTGCCATTCATGCTATTATGAATCCTGATATTAAGCTTGTCTCTATGCAAGGAGTAGCAGGAACAGGAAAGACTCTTCTAGCACTAGCTGCAACACTTGAACAAAGGAAAAACTTCAAACAGATTTACCTTGCAAGACCGATTGTACCGCTAAGCAACAAAGATATCGGATACCTTCCGGGAGATATTAAGAGCAAACTGAATCCTTATATGGAGCCTTTGTTTGACAACCTGAAGTTTATTCAAAATCAGTTCAACGAGACAGACAGTGATTATCAGAGAATTACCGAAATGGTAAATAAAGAAAAGCTGGTTATTACACCTTTGGCATATATCAGAGGAAGAAGTCTTTCGAATATATGCTTTATTGTGGACGAAGCTCAGAACCTGACTCCACATGAAGTAAAAACTATTATTTCGAGAGCTGGAGAAAACACGAAGATTATTTTCACAGGTGATATTTATCAGATTGACACTCCTTATCTGGACTCCCAAAGTAATGGTTTGTCATTCCTGATTGACAGGTTGAGAAATCATAAATTATATGCCCACGTAACACTGGAAAAAGGCGAGCGTTCTGAGTTGGCAAATCTTGCAAATGAGATGTTATAA
- a CDS encoding rhomboid family intramembrane serine protease, translating to MEVERRSFYQSFLFPFIYLMVLWGVKVFELRYGYDLSKFGIFPRTFMGLTGVAFAPLIHGDFNHLISNSFPLLILGMAMFFFYRTIAFEIFLWIYFLPNIWVWISAVGQGYHIGSSGIIYGAVSFLFFSGIFRKNQKSMILALIIIFIYGSLVWGIFPFTRGVSWETHFFGSLSGGLAAYFYRKTGEEYLKSKEKEPEAPGNDSLIGGEHNES from the coding sequence ATGGAAGTTGAAAGAAGAAGTTTTTATCAGAGTTTTCTGTTTCCTTTTATTTACTTAATGGTACTTTGGGGAGTAAAGGTGTTTGAACTCAGGTATGGTTATGATCTGAGTAAATTTGGTATTTTTCCAAGAACGTTTATGGGGTTGACTGGGGTCGCGTTTGCACCTTTGATACATGGGGATTTTAATCATTTAATATCAAATTCGTTCCCCTTGCTCATTTTGGGAATGGCGATGTTCTTCTTTTACCGGACTATTGCTTTTGAAATTTTCCTCTGGATTTATTTCCTTCCAAATATCTGGGTATGGATTTCTGCAGTAGGTCAAGGGTATCATATCGGATCCAGTGGTATCATTTATGGTGCGGTCAGCTTCCTTTTCTTCAGTGGAATTTTTCGTAAAAATCAAAAATCGATGATTCTTGCCTTGATTATTATATTCATCTATGGTAGTTTAGTTTGGGGAATTTTTCCCTTTACGAGAGGTGTTTCCTGGGAAACTCACTTTTTCGGTAGCTTATCAGGTGGACTGGCAGCCTATTTTTACAGAAAAACAGGAGAGGAATACTTGAAAAGTAAGGAGAAGGAACCAGAAGCCCCCGGTAATGATTCTTTAATTGGGGGGGAGCACAATGAAAGTTAA
- a CDS encoding phage holin family protein gives MKYIFKLLISAAIILGAAFLLPGILIKSFGVALLVMFVLSILNVILRPVLILLTIPVTILTLGLFLLVINAVIILLTDWMIDGFEVRNFWWALLFSLIVSLVNYIADLIIGD, from the coding sequence ATGAAGTATATATTCAAACTTTTAATTTCAGCAGCTATCATTCTTGGTGCCGCATTTCTGTTACCAGGAATTTTGATTAAGAGTTTTGGAGTTGCATTGTTGGTAATGTTTGTTCTGTCTATCTTAAATGTGATCCTTCGTCCCGTTTTAATCCTATTAACAATACCGGTTACCATCCTTACTTTAGGTCTATTTTTGCTGGTAATTAATGCCGTGATAATTCTATTGACAGATTGGATGATTGATGGGTTCGAGGTCAGGAATTTCTGGTGGGCGCTTTTATTTAGTTTGATAGTGTCGTTGGTCAATTATATAGCGGACCTCATAATCGGGGATTAA
- a CDS encoding PstS family phosphate ABC transporter substrate-binding protein, whose protein sequence is MKRVVLFFLIVALFSSCGDDENNITISGAFALYPLAIKWAEEYNKIHPEVKIDITAGGAGKGMADVISGNVDLGMVSREINPVELERGAFGIAVTIDAVIPTINDKNPNIAEVQKKGLTKENFQDIWITEKLKTWGDAVGTTSKDPIKVYTRSDAAGAPETWAKYLGKKQEDLKGVGVFGDPGLAQVVKQDKFAIGFNNIAYVYDLKTSKPFPGIQVIPIDIDGNGRISPEENFYGTLGELMEGIAKGVFPHPPARPLYFVTKGEPTSKTIKAFLNWVLTDGQKFVKEAGYVNLSKDQLETEIKKLK, encoded by the coding sequence ATGAAGAGGGTAGTTTTATTTTTTCTCATTGTTGCACTTTTTTCGTCTTGTGGAGACGATGAAAATAATATAACTATTTCTGGAGCCTTTGCCTTGTACCCTCTGGCTATAAAATGGGCTGAAGAATATAATAAAATACATCCTGAAGTTAAAATTGACATCACCGCCGGAGGAGCAGGAAAGGGTATGGCAGACGTCATTTCAGGGAATGTAGATTTAGGAATGGTCTCCAGAGAAATTAATCCAGTGGAACTTGAACGAGGGGCTTTTGGAATTGCAGTAACTATCGATGCTGTAATTCCAACCATCAATGACAAAAATCCCAATATTGCCGAAGTACAAAAAAAAGGACTAACGAAAGAAAACTTTCAAGATATCTGGATCACGGAAAAATTAAAAACATGGGGGGATGCTGTAGGGACAACATCCAAGGATCCTATCAAAGTTTATACCCGTTCGGATGCTGCAGGTGCACCTGAAACATGGGCTAAATATCTTGGAAAAAAACAGGAAGATTTAAAAGGTGTCGGAGTATTTGGAGACCCAGGTCTTGCTCAAGTTGTGAAACAAGACAAGTTTGCAATTGGATTTAACAACATCGCTTATGTATATGATCTAAAAACAAGCAAACCATTTCCTGGTATCCAGGTCATCCCGATCGACATTGATGGAAATGGCAGAATTAGTCCGGAAGAAAACTTTTACGGTACATTAGGCGAACTTATGGAAGGAATAGCCAAAGGAGTTTTTCCTCACCCTCCTGCCCGTCCATTATATTTTGTAACTAAAGGAGAACCTACTTCAAAAACAATAAAAGCGTTTTTAAACTGGGTACTGACCGACGGACAGAAATTTGTGAAAGAAGCAGGGTATGTAAATCTATCCAAAGATCAACTTGAAACGGAAATTAAAAAACTAAAGTAA
- the pstC gene encoding phosphate ABC transporter permease subunit PstC, with translation MGKIDFYHRRLWIEKLSFWAMKGLTYFSITLLFLILIGLIYKSLPILQETSLGHLFFSIEWQPLKMKFGLLPFIISTLYVTTVAIIISVPLCLLCAIYLSEYADKRIIAFVNPLIDILAGIPSVIFGIWGIIEVVPLVRDFIAPAFGTTSSGYTILTGGIVLSIMIFPIIIHVLLEVFETIPTDLKNASLSVGATKWQTVKFVILRKAAPGVISAVVLGLSRAFGETLALLMVVGNVIMIPISPLDPGYPLTALIANNYGEMMSIPLYDSALMLASLILFVIVLIFNFISRRILKNIERKIA, from the coding sequence TTGGGAAAAATAGATTTTTATCATAGGCGACTCTGGATAGAGAAACTTAGCTTCTGGGCAATGAAAGGCCTTACCTACTTTTCAATCACACTCCTTTTTTTGATATTAATCGGACTAATATATAAGTCTTTGCCTATTTTACAAGAAACTTCATTAGGACATCTATTCTTTTCCATAGAATGGCAGCCATTGAAAATGAAATTTGGTCTGCTTCCGTTTATTATTAGCACACTCTATGTAACTACAGTTGCTATTATCATTTCAGTACCACTTTGTCTTCTCTGCGCTATATACCTTTCAGAATATGCCGATAAAAGAATTATAGCCTTTGTTAACCCATTGATAGATATTCTTGCAGGCATCCCCTCAGTTATTTTCGGTATCTGGGGGATTATTGAAGTAGTGCCCCTGGTTAGAGATTTTATTGCTCCGGCATTCGGGACTACTTCTTCAGGCTATACCATACTTACTGGAGGCATTGTCCTTTCTATTATGATCTTTCCGATCATCATACACGTTCTGCTGGAAGTATTTGAAACAATACCAACAGATCTAAAAAATGCTTCGCTTTCTGTTGGAGCCACAAAATGGCAAACTGTAAAATTTGTAATCCTTAGAAAAGCTGCACCAGGAGTTATTTCGGCTGTTGTTCTGGGACTTTCCAGAGCGTTTGGAGAAACACTAGCGCTATTAATGGTAGTGGGAAATGTCATTATGATTCCTATCAGTCCTTTAGATCCAGGATATCCTCTTACCGCTTTAATAGCTAATAACTATGGTGAAATGATGTCTATTCCTCTTTACGATTCTGCCTTAATGCTTGCATCCCTGATCCTTTTTGTAATAGTACTGATCTTCAACTTTATATCCAGAAGAATTCTTAAAAATATAGAAAGAAAAATTGCATAA
- the pstA gene encoding phosphate ABC transporter permease PstA encodes MNINKVEEGIFKVLMKASTLLVLVSLFLIIYSILRKGLPSLSWAMITQTPKGGFFLGKGGGILNAIVGSLYLAGGSTILGLFISLPVALYLNIYRTKTSRFADFTRLCLDVLWGIPSIVYGAFGFAIMLLIGLKASLLAGIFTLTLMVIPIMVRAMDEVIMTVPKGLIDASYSLGATRFETSLKVVSKQVLPGILTAVLISFGRSIGDAASVLFTSGFTDRIPTSLMQPAANLPLAIFFQLSTPIPEVQDRAYASALVLTLIILIISILSRIATKKFTKHKV; translated from the coding sequence ATGAACATTAATAAAGTGGAAGAAGGGATTTTTAAAGTATTGATGAAGGCATCTACTTTACTCGTATTGGTCAGTCTGTTTTTAATCATTTACAGCATACTTCGAAAGGGTTTACCATCCTTGTCCTGGGCTATGATTACTCAAACACCAAAAGGAGGATTCTTCCTTGGGAAAGGTGGAGGAATTTTGAATGCAATTGTCGGATCTTTATACCTAGCCGGAGGTTCAACAATTCTAGGATTATTCATAAGTCTTCCTGTTGCCCTTTACTTGAATATATACAGAACAAAAACCTCCCGATTTGCAGATTTTACACGTCTCTGTCTGGATGTTTTGTGGGGAATCCCTTCGATTGTTTATGGTGCATTCGGATTTGCAATCATGTTATTAATTGGACTAAAAGCTTCTTTACTTGCAGGAATTTTTACCCTTACTTTAATGGTTATACCTATAATGGTAAGAGCTATGGATGAAGTTATAATGACGGTGCCGAAGGGTTTGATAGATGCCTCTTATTCACTTGGTGCAACCAGGTTTGAAACATCTCTGAAGGTGGTAAGTAAACAGGTTTTACCAGGAATTCTCACTGCTGTTTTAATTTCCTTTGGAAGAAGTATCGGGGACGCCGCTTCTGTGCTATTTACTTCTGGATTTACAGATAGAATTCCAACTTCGTTGATGCAACCCGCCGCAAATTTGCCCCTGGCCATCTTCTTTCAGTTGAGTACTCCTATCCCTGAAGTTCAAGACAGAGCCTATGCATCTGCATTGGTGCTAACCTTAATCATTCTTATAATAAGTATCTTATCCCGAATAGCTACCAAAAAATTCACTAAACATAAAGTTTAG
- the pstB gene encoding phosphate ABC transporter ATP-binding protein PstB, with protein sequence MKKATEIFIPLMTDICAEGNICVEGLNVHYGDRHALKDINITLPAKKITAIIGPSGCGKTTLLKCFNRLIDSIDGTKVTGKVMLNGEDIFDPHADVINIRKKMGLLSQRPYPLPMSIFDNVAYGPRIHGTRKKSELNQIVEYYLKEASLWDEVRDRLHTPASGLSIGQQQRLCLARGLAVKPEIILGDEPTSALDPISSAHIEEKFVEFKNRYTIVMVTHILRQAIRIADYIIFMYLGEIIEHGPAEQLLENPKDKRTSDYIKGIIS encoded by the coding sequence ATGAAAAAGGCAACTGAAATATTCATTCCGCTAATGACTGACATTTGTGCCGAAGGTAATATTTGTGTCGAGGGATTAAATGTTCACTATGGAGACAGACATGCCCTCAAGGATATTAACATTACCTTACCAGCAAAAAAAATCACGGCTATCATCGGTCCATCAGGTTGCGGAAAAACAACTTTACTTAAATGCTTTAACCGTTTGATAGATTCCATTGACGGAACTAAAGTTACAGGTAAGGTAATGTTAAATGGAGAAGATATATTTGACCCTCACGCTGATGTGATTAACATCAGGAAAAAAATGGGACTTTTGTCTCAAAGACCCTACCCTTTACCAATGTCAATCTTTGACAACGTAGCATACGGCCCAAGAATACATGGCACAAGGAAAAAGTCAGAACTTAATCAGATCGTCGAATATTACCTAAAGGAAGCTAGTCTATGGGACGAAGTCAGAGATAGGCTCCATACTCCCGCATCAGGACTGTCTATAGGACAACAACAAAGGCTTTGTCTTGCAAGAGGTCTTGCCGTGAAACCGGAAATTATTCTGGGAGATGAACCAACATCTGCATTAGATCCCATTTCTAGTGCTCACATTGAAGAGAAATTTGTAGAGTTTAAGAATAGATATACCATCGTAATGGTAACCCACATACTCAGACAGGCTATCCGTATAGCTGACTACATTATATTTATGTATCTGGGAGAAATTATTGAACATGGTCCGG